The following proteins come from a genomic window of Gottfriedia acidiceleris:
- a CDS encoding RsfA family transcriptional regulator, protein MVANRQDAWTKDEDNYLAEVVLKTINEGSTQLMAFKVVAKNLSRTAAACGYRWNSFVRKFYKEEIEKAKNSSKKQSVPTNEVEPSHESEIITNEIHEETTTEKGHSEITFESVYKFLEYLRLKVEASGRIKDIQSLEKKLLKYKQENEQLKIEKQQLVEKLNELQSEYEHLFDFLDQKRKIVNISSKNDTKVK, encoded by the coding sequence ATGGTTGCAAATCGCCAGGATGCATGGACAAAAGATGAAGATAACTACTTAGCTGAAGTAGTTTTAAAAACGATAAATGAAGGGTCAACTCAATTAATGGCATTTAAAGTTGTAGCAAAGAACTTATCAAGGACTGCTGCTGCTTGCGGTTACCGATGGAATTCTTTTGTTAGAAAGTTCTACAAAGAAGAGATTGAAAAGGCAAAAAATAGTAGTAAAAAACAAAGTGTTCCCACAAATGAGGTAGAACCATCGCACGAATCGGAAATAATTACAAATGAGATTCACGAAGAGACTACAACAGAAAAGGGCCATTCCGAAATAACCTTTGAGTCAGTGTATAAATTCCTTGAATATTTAAGGTTAAAAGTTGAGGCCAGTGGACGAATTAAAGATATACAATCTTTAGAAAAAAAGCTATTAAAATATAAACAAGAAAATGAACAATTGAAAATTGAAAAACAACAATTAGTTGAAAAACTAAATGAGCTCCAAAGTGAATATGAACATTTATTTGATTTTTTAGATCAAAAACGAAAAATAGTAAATATTAGTTCTAAAAATGACACGAAGGTAAAATAA
- a CDS encoding enoyl-CoA hydratase/isomerase family protein, protein MSEVITYQRDEIDYIVLNRPNYGNCIDENTVEKLSEIIREIRMKSQSKLVVLTGEGMKYFCTGGDLNTILKFKNNLNGLESFNLKMCDLIYQIAMLPQITICFINGYALGGGCELASAFDFRYASHNAKIGFIQGRMGIPTSWGGGTLLQEKMSHQDWITLLSSSNIYTAYQAKKIGFIHELSKDLTSLHNESFISLARSIPAQIHHQNKKILIRKRTEQNLKRRMEEEVISAIPLWFSEEHIKNIEQFTKKLDK, encoded by the coding sequence ATGTCTGAAGTAATTACTTATCAAAGAGATGAAATAGATTATATCGTTTTAAATAGGCCTAATTACGGGAATTGCATTGATGAAAATACGGTAGAAAAACTTTCTGAAATTATCCGAGAAATCCGAATGAAATCCCAAAGTAAACTAGTTGTATTAACTGGGGAAGGTATGAAATATTTTTGTACTGGTGGAGATTTAAACACAATTTTAAAGTTTAAAAATAATTTAAATGGATTGGAATCTTTTAATCTAAAAATGTGTGATCTGATTTACCAAATAGCTATGTTACCTCAAATTACAATCTGCTTTATTAATGGTTATGCTTTAGGTGGCGGCTGCGAACTAGCGAGTGCATTCGATTTTAGATACGCTAGTCACAATGCAAAAATAGGGTTTATTCAAGGGAGAATGGGAATCCCAACCTCATGGGGTGGAGGTACCTTACTTCAAGAAAAAATGAGTCATCAAGATTGGATTACATTACTATCATCCTCAAATATTTATACCGCATATCAAGCTAAAAAAATCGGCTTTATACATGAACTATCAAAAGATTTAACAAGTTTACATAATGAAAGCTTTATTAGTTTAGCTAGAAGTATTCCAGCACAAATACATCATCAAAATAAAAAAATACTTATTCGTAAACGGACCGAGCAAAATCTTAAGAGAAGAATGGAAGAGGAAGTTATTTCGGCTATACCACTTTGGTTTTCAGAAGAACATATAAAAAATATCGAACAATTTACAAAAAAATTGGATAAGTAA
- the rpmF gene encoding 50S ribosomal protein L32 — MAVPARRTSKTVKRKRRTHFKLAVPGMVECPNCSELTLAHRVCKSCGHYKGKQVLSK, encoded by the coding sequence ATGGCAGTACCTGCAAGAAGAACGTCCAAAACTGTAAAAAGAAAGCGTCGTACGCATTTTAAATTAGCGGTACCTGGAATGGTTGAATGCCCAAACTGTAGTGAATTAACATTAGCACACCGCGTATGTAAATCATGCGGACACTACAAAGGAAAACAAGTACTTAGCAAATAA
- a CDS encoding YceD family protein, giving the protein MKWSVHQLQKLRHKGLNLDETIDVSQIKERNTDIREVSPIRVTGRVDFGTNRYTFHLTITGYLILPCVRTLVDVKYPLSITTTETFFTTSEWKSEDENFHILEGDVLDLTPVIEECILAEIPMQVYAEDVEGKETAPTSGTDWEVREHVEVEQKIDPRLAGLAKFFDKQDN; this is encoded by the coding sequence ATGAAATGGTCAGTGCACCAGTTGCAGAAATTAAGACATAAAGGTTTAAATTTAGATGAGACAATTGATGTAAGTCAAATAAAGGAACGTAATACTGATATTCGAGAAGTTTCTCCAATTCGAGTTACTGGACGAGTTGATTTTGGAACGAACCGTTATACGTTTCATTTAACAATAACTGGATATTTAATTTTACCTTGTGTAAGAACATTAGTTGATGTAAAATATCCTTTGTCGATTACCACAACAGAAACATTTTTTACAACATCTGAATGGAAAAGTGAAGATGAGAATTTTCACATCCTAGAGGGTGACGTGTTAGACTTAACACCAGTGATTGAGGAATGTATCTTAGCTGAGATTCCAATGCAGGTTTATGCAGAGGATGTTGAGGGGAAAGAAACAGCACCAACGTCAGGAACAGATTGGGAAGTTAGGGAACATGTCGAAGTAGAGCAAAAAATTGACCCTCGACTTGCTGGTTTAGCAAAATTTTTTGACAAACAAGATAATTGA
- a CDS encoding nucleotidyltransferase, with protein sequence MRSVGVVVEYNPLHNGHVFHLTSSKKSTNADVVIAVMSGQFLQRGEPAVVPKHVRTKLALQAGADLVIELPYSYSTQHASIFAKGAISILDSLKCDYVCFGSEEGKIETFYELIKQKKQLTSAINTSIRTFLDEGLSYPAAYSTALQKNLESSKLDVSLPNNILGIHYLEAIEHFNSRMEGRTIQRIAANYHDEETNHHSIASATAIRKILKGDNQSISDFVPSFTKDSIEKYIYEYGALHSWNEYLPFLKYKLMTSTKEELEEIYEAVEGLERRVLHSVLNCLNFEELMTTIKTKRYTWTRIQRLLTHILTNTSKKEMSAVLEKDRVPYIRLLGMSSLGKTYLNSKKKLIELPIYTTINQQNQKELSTDLKATLTYASMLSLDNQQKLIKTEYSLYPIIYDEKSNHFSRS encoded by the coding sequence CTGCGTTCGGTTGGTGTAGTAGTAGAGTATAACCCATTACATAATGGACATGTTTTTCACTTAACTAGTTCTAAAAAAAGTACAAATGCTGATGTTGTCATTGCGGTAATGAGTGGTCAATTTTTACAAAGAGGCGAGCCAGCAGTCGTTCCAAAGCATGTACGAACAAAGTTAGCTTTACAAGCAGGTGCAGATCTTGTAATTGAATTACCTTATAGCTATTCGACTCAACACGCTAGCATCTTTGCCAAAGGAGCTATTTCAATTCTTGATTCTTTAAAATGTGATTATGTATGCTTTGGAAGTGAAGAGGGTAAAATTGAGACATTTTACGAGTTAATCAAACAAAAGAAGCAGCTTACATCTGCAATCAACACAAGCATACGTACTTTTCTTGATGAAGGACTAAGCTATCCTGCTGCATATAGCACTGCTTTACAAAAAAATCTTGAATCATCAAAACTAGATGTTTCACTTCCAAATAATATTTTAGGAATACATTACTTAGAAGCTATTGAACACTTTAATAGTCGAATGGAAGGAAGAACGATTCAGCGAATAGCTGCAAATTATCATGATGAAGAAACCAATCATCATAGTATCGCTAGCGCTACAGCAATTAGAAAAATTCTAAAAGGTGACAATCAATCGATTTCTGACTTTGTTCCAAGCTTTACTAAAGATTCAATTGAAAAATATATATACGAGTATGGTGCTCTTCACTCTTGGAATGAATATTTACCATTTTTGAAATATAAATTAATGACTTCAACTAAAGAAGAACTTGAAGAAATTTACGAAGCTGTCGAAGGTTTAGAAAGAAGAGTATTACATTCTGTATTAAACTGTCTTAATTTTGAAGAGTTAATGACCACAATCAAAACAAAGAGATATACTTGGACTCGAATTCAAAGATTGTTAACGCATATCTTAACAAATACTTCAAAAAAGGAAATGTCAGCAGTCTTAGAGAAAGATCGAGTTCCTTATATTCGTTTACTTGGAATGAGTTCACTGGGAAAAACTTATTTAAATAGCAAAAAAAAATTAATTGAATTACCAATTTATACGACTATTAATCAGCAAAATCAAAAAGAACTAAGTACTGATTTGAAAGCAACCCTTACATATGCTTCGATGCTTTCATTAGATAATCAACAAAAATTAATAAAAACCGAATATTCATTGTATCCAATTATTTATGATGAAAAAAGTAATCACTTTAGCAGATCATAA
- a CDS encoding SepM family pheromone-processing serine protease, whose protein sequence is MKKRIRILNVLLVLGITLILLYFIPLPYYVTKPGLAEPLRPYVKVEGAKKDKGEFMLTTIAMGKANVYSYIGTKINDNYHLYKIDEIKVKGESDEDYQFRQLRYMEESKQAAILNAYKQAKKSYKVTENGIVVVSVLKDMPAHNVLMLGDIITKIDGKEIRTINDFTNIVKSRKPGTNFNLEVSRKGKIKFFNIKTEAFKDEPNRAGIGVSIAENFNLTTNPKVKINSEEIGGPSAGLMFALEIYDQLKEESLAKGHEIAGTGTIDKNGVVGPIGGISQKIIAASDSGAEIFFAPNENGKKNSNYNEAVKSAKKHDLKMKIIPIDTYDQAIHYLEKLKTKK, encoded by the coding sequence GTGAAAAAAAGGATCAGAATTCTTAATGTACTATTAGTACTTGGTATTACGCTAATTCTTTTATATTTCATTCCATTACCATACTATGTTACAAAACCAGGCTTAGCCGAGCCTTTAAGGCCATATGTAAAAGTTGAAGGTGCAAAAAAAGATAAAGGTGAATTTATGTTAACGACCATAGCAATGGGTAAGGCAAATGTCTATTCATATATCGGTACGAAAATTAATGACAATTACCATTTATACAAGATCGATGAAATAAAAGTAAAAGGTGAAAGTGATGAAGATTATCAGTTCCGTCAATTAAGGTATATGGAAGAGTCAAAGCAAGCTGCGATTTTAAACGCATATAAGCAGGCTAAAAAATCTTATAAAGTAACTGAAAACGGAATTGTAGTCGTATCTGTTTTAAAGGATATGCCAGCCCATAACGTATTAATGCTAGGTGATATTATCACTAAAATCGACGGGAAAGAAATTCGTACAATCAATGATTTTACCAACATTGTAAAAAGCAGAAAACCTGGTACAAATTTTAATTTAGAAGTAAGTAGAAAAGGGAAAATTAAATTCTTTAATATTAAAACAGAAGCTTTTAAAGACGAACCGAATCGTGCTGGAATTGGTGTTTCTATAGCAGAAAATTTTAATCTAACTACAAATCCGAAAGTTAAAATAAATTCAGAAGAGATTGGTGGACCTTCAGCGGGACTGATGTTTGCACTAGAAATTTATGATCAATTAAAAGAAGAAAGTTTAGCAAAAGGTCATGAAATAGCTGGAACTGGAACAATTGATAAAAATGGAGTCGTAGGTCCAATTGGTGGTATATCTCAAAAAATAATTGCAGCATCTGATTCCGGGGCAGAGATTTTCTTTGCACCAAATGAGAACGGTAAAAAGAATTCTAATTATAATGAAGCTGTAAAAAGTGCGAAAAAACATGACTTGAAAATGAAAATAATACCTATTGATACATATGACCAAGCAATTCATTACCTTGAAAAATTAAAGACAAAAAAATAA
- a CDS encoding patatin-like phospholipase family protein — translation MEPKIGLALGSGGARGFAHVGVISVLKKHNIPIDLMAGSSIGALVAVLYGAGADVDRLYKIAKVFQSKYYIDYVVPKMGLISGNRVKELIKVLSFGRKLEELDLPVSVIATDLLTGEKIVFQKGDIATAVRGSISIPGIFVPETWNGRLLVDGGVIDRIPVSVVKEMGADFIIGVDASPIQVSGEVSTIYDVIMQSIEIMQHELVRNREIASNVMIRPKLDHVNSRNFTDLENIIKIGEEATEKLIPEILEKIERWKEKNSEKKDQNS, via the coding sequence TTGGAACCGAAAATTGGTTTAGCATTAGGTTCAGGAGGTGCACGAGGATTTGCACATGTTGGTGTAATTTCCGTTTTAAAAAAGCATAATATTCCTATAGATCTGATGGCAGGCAGTAGTATAGGTGCTTTAGTTGCTGTTTTATATGGTGCTGGTGCGGATGTAGATCGTCTATATAAAATTGCAAAAGTATTTCAATCTAAATACTATATTGACTATGTAGTTCCAAAAATGGGTTTGATTTCTGGGAACAGAGTGAAAGAGTTGATAAAAGTACTATCATTCGGTAGAAAGCTTGAAGAATTAGATTTGCCAGTATCGGTAATCGCTACAGATTTATTAACGGGAGAAAAAATTGTATTTCAAAAGGGAGATATTGCTACTGCAGTCCGAGGGAGTATTTCCATACCGGGAATTTTTGTACCAGAAACATGGAATGGAAGGCTTTTAGTTGATGGTGGAGTCATCGATCGTATCCCCGTTTCAGTTGTAAAAGAGATGGGGGCGGATTTTATTATTGGAGTAGATGCTTCACCGATTCAAGTTAGTGGTGAAGTTTCGACGATCTATGATGTGATTATGCAAAGTATCGAAATAATGCAGCACGAGCTCGTTAGAAATAGAGAAATAGCTTCTAATGTGATGATAAGACCAAAGTTAGACCATGTTAATTCTAGAAACTTTACTGACCTAGAAAATATTATCAAAATAGGTGAAGAAGCTACAGAAAAATTAATACCAGAGATTCTTGAAAAGATTGAGCGATGGAAGGAGAAAAATAGTGAAAAAAAGGATCAGAATTCTTAA
- the ylbJ gene encoding sporulation integral membrane protein YlbJ has translation MFFKFIFGGLYVKKNYFITLLIFLLLIFLTSTIIQHPEVAFKGSIRGLNMWWGIVFPSLLPFFILSELLICFGIVQFIGVFLEPVMRPLFKVPGVGAFVWAMGMASGFPSGAKLSAKLYKDGELTKLEAERLNSFTNSSNPLFIFVAISVGFFHNPKVGLVLALSHYLSNAIVGLIMRFYGRNQPNYSRKERIHSNRFKYAFKVMHEKRLSERRPIGKILGDAIASSVQTLLMIGGFIIVFSVLNMLLIEIGFISNVGKIIAYCFSNLNVNHNLSTPFLSGLFEITLGSKLVSEIGNSTLLQQVALTSFILGFGGFSIQAQVASIISEVKLSIKPYLIGRLLQSGIAPILAIIFWKPLYLNQLTSNVTNNTLPVIKIFTEKQVNLESLISTGSFITLISLYIYVIILIYKLYTKKLSS, from the coding sequence ATGTTTTTTAAGTTTATCTTTGGAGGTTTATATGTGAAAAAAAATTACTTCATTACCTTACTTATTTTTTTATTACTCATATTTCTGACATCAACAATTATTCAGCATCCAGAGGTAGCATTTAAAGGTTCAATTAGAGGGTTAAATATGTGGTGGGGAATCGTATTTCCTTCGCTCCTTCCTTTTTTCATTTTAAGTGAACTTCTAATATGCTTTGGAATTGTTCAATTTATTGGTGTTTTTTTAGAGCCGGTTATGAGACCTTTATTTAAAGTTCCGGGTGTTGGGGCATTCGTTTGGGCGATGGGGATGGCATCAGGATTTCCTTCAGGTGCGAAACTTTCTGCAAAATTATATAAAGATGGGGAATTAACAAAATTAGAAGCGGAACGACTTAATTCTTTTACAAATTCATCTAATCCTTTGTTTATTTTTGTTGCAATATCAGTTGGTTTTTTTCATAACCCAAAAGTTGGACTCGTACTTGCACTCAGTCATTATTTATCTAACGCGATTGTAGGCCTCATTATGAGGTTTTACGGTAGAAACCAACCTAACTACTCACGTAAAGAAAGAATTCATTCTAACCGCTTTAAATACGCTTTTAAAGTTATGCATGAAAAAAGATTAAGTGAACGAAGACCGATTGGAAAAATATTAGGGGACGCAATAGCTTCTTCCGTACAGACATTATTAATGATTGGTGGATTTATTATTGTTTTTTCTGTTCTAAATATGCTTTTAATTGAAATTGGCTTTATCTCTAATGTTGGAAAAATAATTGCATATTGTTTTTCAAATTTAAATGTTAATCACAATTTATCTACGCCTTTTTTATCTGGATTATTTGAAATTACGTTAGGATCTAAATTAGTCAGTGAAATAGGCAATAGTACATTATTGCAGCAAGTGGCTTTAACTAGCTTTATTTTAGGATTTGGTGGTTTTTCAATACAAGCCCAAGTAGCAAGTATTATTTCTGAAGTGAAATTAAGTATTAAACCTTATTTAATTGGTCGTTTATTACAATCTGGAATTGCACCTATTTTAGCAATTATTTTTTGGAAGCCACTATATCTTAATCAGTTAACTTCTAATGTTACGAATAATACGTTACCCGTTATAAAGATTTTTACAGAGAAACAGGTAAACCTGGAATCATTGATTTCAACAGGTTCATTTATAACCTTAATTTCTCTTTACATTTATGTAATCATCTTAATTTATAAACTGTATACAAAAAAGTTATCTTCTTAA
- the coaD gene encoding pantetheine-phosphate adenylyltransferase, translating to MKRIAVCPGSFDPITLGHLDIIKRGARVFDEVIVVVLNNSAKNSLFTLEERKELITEATSTIPNVRVDSFSGLLMDYAKKINASAILRGLRAVSDFEYEMQITAMNKKLVDEIDTFFVMTNNQYSFLSSSIVKEVAKYGGNVKDLVPDCVNTALTEKFLKPQV from the coding sequence ATGAAACGTATTGCTGTTTGTCCTGGAAGTTTTGATCCAATTACGTTAGGACATTTAGATATTATTAAACGTGGAGCAAGAGTGTTTGATGAAGTAATTGTTGTCGTATTAAATAACTCAGCCAAAAATTCTTTATTTACTTTAGAAGAAAGAAAAGAATTAATTACGGAAGCTACTAGTACTATTCCAAATGTACGCGTTGATTCATTTAGTGGTCTATTAATGGATTATGCGAAAAAAATTAACGCTTCTGCAATATTAAGAGGCCTAAGAGCAGTATCAGACTTTGAATATGAAATGCAAATTACAGCAATGAACAAAAAATTAGTAGATGAAATTGACACATTTTTTGTAATGACCAATAATCAATATTCATTCCTAAGTTCCTCAATCGTAAAAGAAGTCGCAAAATATGGTGGAAATGTAAAAGACTTAGTACCAGATTGTGTAAATACCGCATTAACAGAAAAATTTTTGAAACCTCAAGTTTAA
- the rsmD gene encoding 16S rRNA (guanine(966)-N(2))-methyltransferase RsmD: MRVVSGKNKGLSLKAVPGMSTRPTTDKVKEAMFNIIGPYFEGGIVLDLFGGSGGLSIEALSRGIEKAIIVDREMKAIKTIKENLATCNLTDCAEVYRNDAERAVKAIIKREIQFDLIILDPPYKKQQIVSLIETFDEKNLLASDGTILVEHATDVELPEKIGNFVRTKAEKYGICGVSVYHICME, encoded by the coding sequence ATGAGAGTAGTGTCAGGAAAAAATAAAGGATTAAGTTTAAAGGCAGTACCTGGAATGAGTACTAGACCGACAACTGATAAAGTAAAAGAAGCAATGTTTAATATAATTGGACCTTACTTTGAAGGTGGTATTGTATTAGATTTATTCGGTGGTAGTGGTGGATTATCAATTGAGGCTTTAAGTAGGGGGATTGAAAAAGCGATTATTGTAGATCGTGAAATGAAGGCGATTAAGACGATTAAAGAAAACTTAGCAACTTGTAATCTAACTGATTGCGCTGAAGTATATCGAAATGACGCTGAGAGAGCTGTTAAAGCGATTATTAAAAGAGAGATCCAATTTGACTTAATTATTTTAGATCCTCCTTATAAAAAACAACAAATCGTATCATTAATTGAAACTTTTGATGAAAAAAATCTACTTGCCTCAGATGGGACAATTTTAGTAGAACATGCTACAGATGTCGAATTACCTGAAAAAATAGGGAATTTTGTACGAACAAAAGCAGAAAAATATGGAATTTGTGGCGTATCAGTGTATCATATCTGTATGGAGTAA
- a CDS encoding DUF7147 family protein: protein MIQRMIEIGEGYSDLYELFEIAKSQKDRVKFLLKLTSENKGSNCCSFAVILSPTSIGEFQPIYYCREGITLKEDSVTKREVLFEELATTLNKEIITLQIRHSSSFHENDLFHQYIIGILRLNHLIPPMK, encoded by the coding sequence ATGATCCAACGCATGATTGAAATTGGAGAAGGATACTCAGATTTATATGAACTATTTGAAATTGCTAAATCGCAAAAAGATAGAGTTAAATTTTTACTAAAATTAACATCTGAAAATAAAGGCTCAAACTGCTGTTCTTTTGCTGTTATCTTAAGCCCTACTTCTATTGGCGAATTCCAGCCAATATATTATTGTAGAGAAGGAATTACACTAAAAGAAGATTCAGTTACAAAACGTGAAGTGTTGTTTGAAGAATTAGCTACAACTTTAAACAAAGAAATCATCACATTACAAATTAGACACTCAAGCTCATTTCATGAAAACGATTTATTTCATCAATATATAATCGGAATTTTACGCTTAAATCACTTAATTCCACCAATGAAATAA
- a CDS encoding YlbG family protein gives MFVQRQGIIIYLQSLKQAKMLRKFGNIHFVSKRLKYVVLYCNMDDIDRTIERLKKFHFVKRIELSYKPFIKTEYENAKPDEAKEYDYQVD, from the coding sequence ATGTTCGTGCAAAGACAAGGTATTATTATTTATTTACAATCATTAAAACAAGCAAAAATGTTACGTAAATTTGGAAATATTCACTTTGTCTCTAAACGTTTGAAATACGTAGTCCTATATTGCAATATGGATGATATAGATCGAACAATAGAGAGATTGAAAAAATTTCATTTTGTGAAACGAATTGAATTGTCATATAAACCTTTTATTAAGACTGAATACGAAAATGCAAAACCAGACGAAGCAAAGGAATATGATTATCAAGTAGATTAA
- a CDS encoding YlbF family regulator, which translates to MYATMETLQLITVSEELASMIVQSDVADQYRTSYIALNNDKTAQEIISRFMKTKDLYEDVQRFGKYHPDYKEIRKKMSEVKRELQLNDTIAAFKQAEDQVQLLLDETSYLIAQAVSPSVKVPAGNPFFVNTGGGCSTGGCGTGGKCGCKTR; encoded by the coding sequence ATGTATGCAACAATGGAAACCTTGCAACTTATAACAGTCTCAGAAGAACTTGCTTCAATGATCGTGCAATCGGATGTTGCGGATCAGTATCGAACTTCATATATTGCATTAAATAATGATAAAACTGCTCAAGAAATTATTAGCCGTTTTATGAAGACGAAGGATTTATATGAGGATGTTCAGCGATTTGGAAAATATCATCCAGATTATAAAGAAATTCGTAAAAAAATGAGTGAAGTTAAAAGAGAACTTCAATTAAACGATACAATCGCTGCTTTTAAGCAAGCGGAAGATCAGGTCCAATTACTTTTAGATGAGACTAGCTATTTAATTGCACAAGCTGTTTCGCCTTCTGTAAAAGTTCCAGCGGGTAATCCATTCTTCGTAAATACAGGTGGAGGATGTAGTACTGGTGGATGTGGCACAGGTGGTAAGTGTGGATGTAAAACGAGGTAA
- a CDS encoding histidine phosphatase family protein, which produces MTEICLVRHGQTDWNFNNIIQGREDIPLNTQGKQQANDSALFLNNQKWDLVITSPLVRAKQTAQAIAEFSKIDEIIEDERFLEREFGKASGKPISDVHENIYNNNVEGMETNEELIDRAFSALKDIAQIYKGKRIVIVAHSHTIKAILHAIDPEKVNFRTKLKNACANFIELKDGKWKINEFNISNHIKA; this is translated from the coding sequence ATGACAGAAATTTGTTTAGTGAGACATGGACAAACTGATTGGAACTTTAACAATATAATTCAAGGAAGAGAAGATATTCCTTTAAATACACAAGGTAAACAACAGGCGAATGATAGTGCATTGTTTTTAAATAATCAAAAGTGGGATTTGGTTATTACAAGTCCTTTAGTTAGGGCGAAACAAACTGCACAGGCAATTGCAGAGTTTTCTAAAATTGATGAGATTATAGAAGATGAACGATTCCTAGAAAGAGAATTTGGTAAAGCTAGCGGAAAACCTATTTCCGATGTTCATGAAAACATTTATAATAATAATGTAGAAGGTATGGAAACAAATGAAGAATTAATTGATCGAGCTTTTAGTGCATTAAAAGACATTGCCCAAATTTATAAAGGTAAACGAATTGTAATTGTTGCACATTCTCATACGATTAAAGCAATTCTACATGCGATAGATCCTGAGAAAGTTAATTTTAGGACAAAATTAAAAAATGCTTGTGCAAATTTTATTGAATTAAAAGATGGTAAATGGAAGATAAATGAATTTAATATTTCTAATCACATAAAAGCTTAG
- a CDS encoding YlbE-like family protein has translation MRKDVLEFLQSEEDYLKFLRQQPKWYRKLSRNPELTDEFRLASLEFFGKTIPQRVDKLSNQVQMASFMIDMFHVLKDQHSTSSESSDTESKED, from the coding sequence GTGAGAAAAGATGTATTAGAATTTCTTCAGAGTGAGGAAGATTATTTGAAGTTTTTAAGACAACAACCAAAATGGTATCGTAAACTTTCTAGAAATCCTGAGCTTACTGATGAGTTTAGACTGGCTTCCCTTGAGTTTTTTGGTAAAACTATTCCACAACGAGTTGATAAATTGTCAAATCAAGTTCAAATGGCATCATTTATGATTGACATGTTCCATGTACTAAAGGATCAACATAGTACTAGTAGTGAATCCTCTGATACTGAATCAAAAGAAGATTAA
- a CDS encoding YlbD family protein, with the protein MGNEHNRPSIEQFRQFVMEHPKLREEVKTGKKTWQQYFEDWYYKGEDHEMWDEYRNDNNTRSQKKTAKTEQSEEGYVGKVISFVKNLDPDQIQGHLTNVNSTLTNIQQLISQFKSPAASTNQREEKPTSPQFNFRQD; encoded by the coding sequence ATGGGAAATGAACATAACCGTCCATCTATCGAACAATTTAGGCAATTCGTTATGGAACACCCAAAACTTCGTGAGGAAGTAAAAACGGGAAAAAAAACATGGCAACAATACTTTGAAGATTGGTATTACAAAGGTGAAGACCATGAAATGTGGGATGAATATAGAAATGACAATAATACAAGGTCTCAAAAGAAAACTGCCAAAACGGAACAATCAGAAGAAGGATATGTTGGAAAAGTCATTTCTTTTGTAAAAAATTTAGATCCAGATCAAATTCAAGGCCATTTAACAAATGTAAACTCCACTTTAACTAATATTCAACAGCTCATATCTCAATTTAAATCTCCAGCTGCTTCAACTAATCAAAGAGAAGAAAAGCCAACGTCACCACAATTTAATTTTAGACAGGATTGA